A segment of the Psilocybe cubensis strain MGC-MH-2018 chromosome 5, whole genome shotgun sequence genome:
CAAGTCCTTTATTGATGGACTACACACTCTAAATACGACGCAAGCGACAGCCTGCCCACAGTGACCCCTGAAATGTTGTGGGTAAATCACAGGAAACTACTAGCAAGTGAAAGACACCAACTTACTGACCTAGACTCGACTTGAGTGGATAGTTGTGAGTCGGCCTCAGGGCAAATCAATCTCGAACGACACTCAAACGGGTCAATGAATTTCTGTTGACCCCGTCCTCCTTCCGTATAGCGTCAAAGTCATAATGGTCTAGCTTGTGGGCTACCTTTTGATTTGCTGTATAGTGAATCCGGAAACGTAGGAATAAACAATCATTCGGAACATGAGCTCTACACAGTGGTGGGCGGTCAGCCCGTGGCTGACACCTCTACACCAGACACTGTTTGGTGTTGGTCTTGGGAGCGTTACCTGATTGGTTCAGCCTTGAAGCTTAAACGCAGCGACTGTAAGCGTGAACGGTAGGTTCAACATAGTAGTTCTCGAGTATCTCGGAGATTTAATAGCAATACATTTAAAAAACATGTTCTTGGACAACTATTAATACAGTGCATAATCTCTACTTTGATTCTATAATACCTAACGTCACGCTAAAACATAATTCTACTCTTCATCGATTTTGATTCTATCGTGAATGTCAAGGACCATTCTACCACATATAATTGATGCAAGTGCAAAGGAGAATCCGACAGGAATTTCCATGAAGGGGTTCTGTCAGGCTTTATATTAGCTCAAAATTAAAGCTTGATAATATCACAAAATATTTACGGGTTTTTCCAGAGCAACTATAAGACAGCTTAGGTACGTCAAGACCATCCTGTAAATCTCTCGGTTAGTATATAGGATCACCTGTCAACAACGCCGCGGCTCACAAAATATAATAAAGAACAGAGTCCAATACAAGGATGTCCAGGAGGCGGCTTTCCCCATAATAGTATCGCGTGGCATGTCGGTTTTGAATTCCACGTATCAGCGCCATCGCACAAAGAAGCGACTCGAAAATGAGAATGGGTATCCATACAGAGTACAGGTAGCTTGGTACCTGCGATGATGTGCAAAATAAACCTCCAGGAATAGGAAGTGTTTGAGCTTAATTTAAAATATCTCGAATGAGTATCTTTCCGAGCTTGCTGATGACAAATTAGCTGTACCTGTCATTCCAGACAGGAAAATCCCCATGATGGTAGCGGAAGATGCCAATGATAATGTAAAGAACGCAAAAAGGACAGAAATAATTGTTTTGTTCATATTATAGAGTGCAAATATCCGAGTTTGGAGAATCCCTACATATGATGAAGGAGTCAATCAGTGAAGATTCCCAAGTTGAGTACTGTCACTGGTACCTGACGTAAAGATGTACCCGATGATTCCAGTCCATCCTTCCCACCTAAAATAATGCAGACCTAGTAAACACTATCAACACGGTGACAGAAAAGACAATGATAGATAAATGTGACTTGCAGCTTGATTGAAAACAAAGACCCGGTCATGTCAAATCCTTTGATGCACGGCGTTTGCAAAACTCACAACTGAAACAATGTCATTCTTGATGTCAAAAAGATGGACGTTCAAAGGGTAAGCTTACTGATTCAGTCACAGTGGGGCTGAAGAAGCCTGCTTAAAATGAGTATTTGGAATGAACTTCTAGGTCGGATAAATCACCAATGCTTGACGCACTGTAGATAGTCGTATTAGCATCATTTTATTTGCACAGATTTATGAAGATACCTACATTGTTGCGGATAGTGTATAGTACCGATTCTAACGAAACGTCAGATATCTCCGGTAGTGGTAGAAAATATGGTTGCATCTCTCCAAACCTACTCACAAGCAGAAATAGGACTTTTATATGAGACCATTTGCTTCTCTGGTGACCCAGTTAGCCTCGAGTGAGTGACAGATGGGCAGGGATGTAGGCTTGCCCTCAGAAAATTAATCTATGGGCTAAATAAGGGTCTGAACTTCGTCTTCACAAGGATGTCTACTTACCTCTCTGTTGAGGGTGAGCACTGCAGATGGGTGTTGATCAGATTAGAAATCATTGTCaaatggaaaagaaagagagggaGGCGTACTGTAGTCGAAAAATACTATTGTCAAGGATGCAACTGGAAGATAAGATGGGTATGTGTCCTCCTCCCAATTCCTAGATCTCGTATGACTCACGCCTAGCATATCGAATAATTTGGACATCACGGATCCCTGCGATGTATAGCTCCAGAAAGGGGTTCACGCCACTTGTATCTGCAGAGGCCATTGGTAGCGGAGCAGGATATCCAATGCCCGGCCCAGGTCGAAGGGAGGGAAATGTGAAGACAAGTCTTCAATTATGCTTATATATGTCAACTCCGCCGCTCAAATGGACAATCGAGGGAGAAATTCAGACATTTTAAGGCGATTATGATGTCGCAGCTCTGCTTCCTCAAATCTATCAGCGCTCAATCATATACACTGGCGGGGCATTGTAGCTGCGAAGTGTCGGCGGTATCAATCGGATCACGGTCGAGAACATTAATAGCAGTTCGTCGTGGGACCAGCAAACGGCCCACGATAACTCCACTTATCCCCCAGCTTGGATGGAGTGAATTGCTTACCAGTTATGGCAGAGTTATTCGGTGCTCTCACACTGATTTTCAGCTCGAACATTAATTTACCCTGTTTTTCAGATGAATTAAAAGTGAACTTTGGCAAGATTTTCCAAATTAAATCACAGCACCCGTACACTTCGACAATCAGAAAGCCATTTACGATGGTACCTATATCATACAAGTTGTAAACTACCCATTCCGACAACAAGGGCATTAAGATACGCGAACCAGCTGCACCCAAATTTAGCTACTGGACCAACTTCGACAAATGATGAATGTACATTCAGGGCCAAGACGAGTGTAGTTCCTATGAGAATTACTCAGATTGGACGAGGCCCACGTCCAGAAGTTGTCCCATGCGCAAGAAGTGCAATGATTGCTGAAAATATTCCTAATCCAGAACAACGCAATAGTTAAACTTGTCCCCTGGGTCATccgcttttccttctttgtaCATTATCATACAAAAACTCACTGGAATGGACTCGAAATGACTCGGTATCTGGGGAGCTTCATCACTAACGACTGATATCATCATGAGGGCGAAGTTGTTTGAAGGGATGTGGGCTGTCGATATACGGTGGCTTACGAAGACTGGAGGTTTGCGACTCGGCCCTGCTCTGTTTACTCTTCGAGGAATCGGGAACATTGACCATTCATAGGTCGAAGATGGATACATCCGATGGTACCATTAAAAACGCTAATTCAACCAACGCTCTCACAGAACAGTCGTTACGTTGTCGAAGAACCACTACATTCGACCGTTACATTTGTGTCAATTACACTATACAATATAATATTAAACTCTACACAAAACAAAGCACAAACTACACTTTTATTCCGTCTTTCACTGCTTGCCAGGAGGGTCGAGAAGTAATATCTCTCCACCATCTACAAAATAATTGGATAAGTGAATGTCATTTCGGAACTGCTGATATACATACCGTGCAACATTTGGTCTCTTCTCAACATCAAGGCCAGCCGACCCCGCCTTGGGAAGCAAAGCCCCATAGGGTATATGGTATAAATCAGCAAGAGTAACAGACTGGAAAATTTAATAAGACCAAGAATTTGTTACAATAAGATCATTCACTCACATCTCCGGCAAGGTATTTTTGTTTACTCAGAATCTTCTCGTACACGTCCAGCTTAGTTTCTAAGGTCGCGAGCAGGCCATCAGCGTATTCTGTATTAGGAACAAGTCCTTTCATTCTGTGATGTTATTAGTACAGATCACCATCAACGTTTTAAACATCATGACGTACGGTTTAAAGACTTTCTCAACGACAGCCTTTTCCGCATAATCATTGAAGTTAGATAATTCAATCGAGGCGGCTTGCTGGAACAAAGCGTTTGCTTTAAGATCCGATGGAATGAGCTCTTGGGTTCCCTGGTTAGGGTATTTAGATACAATGTAGTGACATATTGCGCGGCTTTCGTAAAGAATGAACCCGTCGTCGTCCTTGTTGTGATGGGTGAGTGAGTCGTAAGCGAGAAATAAGAGGGAAAGTTGAACGTACAATATATGGAACGACGCCAAAAGGTTGCTTCTCTA
Coding sequences within it:
- a CDS encoding Glutathione S-transferase (Glutathione S-transferase PM239X14); the encoded protein is MVLKLVGSPYSTCTRRVAMVLHEKNVPFEFQSIDLAKREHKAPEFVEKQPFGVVPYIDDDGFILYESRAICHYIVSKYPNQGTQELIPSDLKANALFQQAASIELSNFNDYAEKAVVEKVFKPMKGLVPNTEYADGLLATLETKLDVYEKILSKQKYLAGDSVTLADLYHIPYGALLPKAGSAGLDVEKRPNVARWWRDITSRPSWQAVKDGIKV